In Topomyia yanbarensis strain Yona2022 unplaced genomic scaffold, ASM3024719v1 HiC_scaffold_307, whole genome shotgun sequence, a single window of DNA contains:
- the LOC131695231 gene encoding SAGA-associated factor 29-like, which translates to MPLTAEQAMLQVQERLRSLKSVIVEIENERKRNEPNIVNAGNKETIRRGALMKMLQISAQTLPLFVSKPGEKIPPLCGSVPADSTYVAKPGDMVAAHVKGLEDEENWILAEVVQYISSANKYEVDDIDEEQKDRHILSKRRIVPLPLMRANPETDGQVVFPKGTTVLALYPQTTCFYKAVINQLPQTANEEYEVLFEDPTYADDYSPPLYVAQRYVIAIKPNKKVGASS; encoded by the exons ATGCCGCTAACTGCTGAACAAGCGATGCTTCAAGTACAG GAACGACTCCGTTCGCTTAAATCGGTTATTGTTGAAATAGAGAATGAGCGGAAGAGAAACGAACCCAACATCGTAAATGCGGGAAATAAAGAAACAATCCGAAGAGGTGCGCTTATGAAAATGCTACAGATTTCGGCTCAAACGCTACCACTCTTTGTCAGTAAACCTGGAGAAAAAATTCCACCGCTTTGTGGTAGCGTTCCGGCTGATAGTACTTACGTTGCAAAACCGGGTGACATGGTTGCCGCTCATGTTAAAGGTCTCGAAGATGAAGAAAATTGGATACTTGCCGAAGTAGTACAATACATCTCGTCTGCCAACAAGTACGAAGTGGACGATATTGATGAAGAGCAAAAGGATCGACACATTTTGAGTAAGCGCCGTATTGTTCCGCTTCCTCTTATGAGAGCTAATCCGGAAACAGATGGACAGGTAGTTTTCCCTAAAGGGACAACCGTATTGGCACTATATCCACAAACTACCTGCTTTTATAAAGCAGTTATTAATCAACTTCCGCAGACAGCCAATGAAGAATATGAAGTACTTTTTGAGGATCCTACGTACGCGGACGATTACTCGCCACCATTATATGTTGCTCAGCGGTATGTCATTGCCATCAAACCGAACAAAAAAGTAGGAGCCAGTTCCTGA
- the LOC131695232 gene encoding uncharacterized protein LOC131695232 produces MTTNEEIRPHLLVHGMIQPPVVPVHRFSSWKRVVHVTAYVIRYVKNLGQTVKCHPRSFGPLTHTEIKAGENQLLRQAQQLAYPDELALLSFKTDAQLPKSSQLYRLSPIKDENNVIRVRGRIDACEFATNDMKQPIILPRNHPVTILILTYYHTLYCHINHETALNEIRQRFYTPRLRASYKKVRRNCQWCKNQRAISIPPEMGSLPPARLAAHAKPFSFSGIDYFGPMMVAVGRRSEKRWGVLVTCLTTRAIHIEIVHSLTTDSCIMALKNFMARRGIPKEFFSDNATNFHGANNELKAVSEHINQDRMAAEFTSSETKWTFIPPGSPHMGGAWERLVQSVKRNLAQLKLSRLPSDEVFRNALTLIENTVNSRPLTYIPLDDEIATVLTPNHFLIGSSNGLKPDVLFDDSGVALKRAWHMSQIIANQFWKIWIRDYLPTLTRRTKWFEKSKPLTVGDIVIVIDPKLPRNCWPKGRIIATTTGKDGHVRSAAVQTGSGIYERPTLNLAVLDVERE; encoded by the coding sequence ATGACTACTAACGAGGAAATTCGACCGCATCTCCTAGTTCATGGTATGATACAGCCCCCCGTGGTACCCGTCCATCGATTCTCCTCATGGAAACGCGTCGTCCATGTAACAGCATATGTAATTCGCTACGTTAAAAATTTGGGACAAACAGTTAAATGTCATCCTAGGAGTTTCGGTCCCTTAACACATACTGAGATAAAAGCTGGTGAGAATCAGCTACTTCGTCAAGCACAGCAACTGGCGTACCCAGATGAGTTGGCACTGCTATCATTTAAAACTGACGCGCAACTCCCGAAATCCAGTCAGCTTTATCGTCTCAGCCCAATTAAAGATGAAAATAACGTGATTCGAGTACGCGGAAGGATTGATGCTTGTGAATTTGCCACCAATGACATGAAGCAACCTATCATTCTACCTCGGAATCATCCTGTTACGATACTTATATTAACTTACTATCACACACTATATTGCCATATAAACCACGAAACTGCGCTGAACGAAATCCGACAACGGTTCTACACGCCGCGTCTTCGAGCATCCTACAAGAAAGTTCGTCGAAACTGCCAGTGGTGTAAAAATCAAAGAGCAATTTCAATACCACCTGAAATGGGAAGTTTGCCACCAGCTAGACTAGCTGCTCACGCAAAACCATTTTCTTTTTCCGGTATTGACTATTTTGGTCCGATGATGGTGGCGGTTGGACGACGGTCGGAGAAACGATGGGGAGTTCTTGTGACTTGTCTCACCACGCGGGCTATTCATATTGAGATAGTTCACAGCCTAACCACAGATTCCTGTATAATGGCGCTGAAAAATTTCATGGCGCGTCGAGGAATACCGAAAGAATTTTTTAGCGACAATGCCACAAATTTCCATGGTGCAAATAATGAACTTAAAGCCGTGAGTGAGCACATCAATCAGGATCGGATGGCAGCAGAGTTCACAAGTTCGGAAACAAAATGGACATTTATACCGCCAGGTTCTCCGCACATGGGCGGAGCGTGGGAGAGGCTAGTTCAAAGCGTGAAACGAAACCTAGCCCAACTTAAATTGTCACGACTCCCAAGTGATGAAGTATTTAGGAATGCCCTAACACTGATCGAAAATACGGTGAACTCACGCCCCTTAACTTATATTCCGTTAGATGATGAAATCGCGACCGTATTAACTCCGAACCACTTCCTAATAGGATCATCCAACGGCTTAAAGCCGGATGTTCTATTTGACGACAGTGGAGTAGCATTAAAACGAGCATGGCACATGTCGCAGATAATTGCAAATCAATTTTGGAAGATATGGATCCGTGACTACCTTCCAACACTGACCAGGAGAACGAAATGGTTCGAGAAATCAAAACCACTAACAGTAGGAGACATCGTTATCGTCATAGATCCCAAATTGCCAAGGAATTGTTGGCCAAAGGGACGTATCATAGCCACTACTACTGGAAAAGACGGCCATGTTCGCAGCGCTGCGGTGCAAACTGGTTCTGGCATCTACGAGAGGCCCACGCTTAATTTGGCCGTACTAGACGTGGAGCGTGAGTAG